A stretch of bacterium DNA encodes these proteins:
- a CDS encoding ribose-phosphate pyrophosphokinase translates to MKVFCGTANRALGEEIAAELGFPLGRVTVRRFEDGEIYARFEESVRGADAFVIQPTCPPVNENLMELLVMVDALRRASAGRITAVIPYYGYARQDKKHGPREPITGRLVADLLQAAGVHRVLALDLDADQIEGFFSIPVDHLRGLPLFAEYLREHDLARGIVVAPDDGAVKSAHRLAERLHLPLAVVFQRRVSDVKQVVQVVGDVEDCVPILIDRMITTGGTIRSALDALVAAGARPEAYVCATHPVFVEGVTGALARPDVREVAVTNSIPLAIDGRVPRLRVLSAAPLLAQAMRSIHRNESVSTLFT, encoded by the coding sequence ATGAAGGTGTTCTGCGGCACGGCCAACCGGGCCCTCGGCGAAGAGATCGCCGCCGAGCTCGGGTTTCCCCTGGGCCGCGTGACCGTGCGCCGGTTCGAAGACGGGGAGATCTACGCCCGTTTCGAGGAGAGCGTCCGCGGCGCGGACGCGTTCGTCATCCAGCCGACGTGTCCGCCGGTCAACGAAAACCTGATGGAGCTGCTGGTGATGGTCGATGCGCTGCGGCGCGCGTCGGCCGGACGGATCACCGCGGTCATCCCGTACTACGGGTACGCGCGGCAGGACAAGAAGCACGGTCCGCGCGAGCCGATCACCGGGCGCCTTGTGGCGGATCTGCTGCAGGCCGCCGGCGTGCACCGCGTGCTCGCGCTCGACCTCGACGCCGACCAGATCGAAGGCTTCTTCAGCATTCCGGTCGACCACCTGCGGGGGCTGCCGCTCTTCGCCGAGTACCTCCGGGAGCACGATCTGGCGCGGGGCATCGTGGTGGCGCCGGACGACGGCGCGGTCAAGAGCGCGCACCGGCTCGCGGAGCGGCTGCACCTGCCGCTCGCCGTTGTGTTCCAGCGCCGCGTGTCGGACGTGAAGCAGGTCGTGCAGGTCGTAGGCGACGTGGAGGACTGCGTGCCGATCCTGATCGACCGGATGATTACCACCGGCGGCACGATTCGCTCGGCCCTCGATGCGCTCGTCGCCGCCGGGGCCCGGCCGGAGGCCTACGTGTGCGCGACCCACCCGGTGTTCGTGGAGGGCGTGACGGGGGCGCTCGCGCGGCCGGACGTCCGGGAAGTGGCGGTGACGAACAGCATCCCGCTCGCCATCGATGGGCGGGTGCCACGGCTGCGCGTGCTCTCCGCCGCGCCGCTGCTTGCCCAGGCGATGCGCAGCATCCACCGGAACGAGTCGGTCAGCACGCTCTTCACCTAG
- the gltX gene encoding glutamate--tRNA ligase, which translates to MAVRTRYAPSPTGYLHVGGAWMAFFTWLFTRHEGGQFVLRIEDTDRSRSTEAFEAAILEDLRWLGITWDEGPDVGGPVGPYRQTERAELYREHAGTLVVLGAAYPCYCLPEELEAERRRAAAERRPYRYSGRCRELTAAGRAEMEAAGRRATLRFRVPSLHGPLLVDDLVLGRVEFAAEDLDDFIIQRSDGTPLYNFANVVDDHAMRITHITRGAEHLSNTPRQFLMYEAFGWDQPRVAHFPSLLGVDRKKLSKRHGDTAVREYKAQGYLPEALVNFFALMGWYPEDGREIFSVEEMIARFRIEDVGKSGAVFDAQKLTWMNGVYLHQALRRTPERVVDLVVDALRQAGLFDGLGLRREPEASPSGAGGPERRAYVARVVEIMGERLRLPKDLLTYGDFFFTEEVAYDPQAVRKQFHGAATVAMLGRLRDALARVAPFNLGGIEQAVRDTAAALGVESKDVIHPLRVALTGKTVGPGLFELIEVLGKDRVLARLERAMRLADETAACGGGAQ; encoded by the coding sequence ATGGCCGTCCGCACCCGGTATGCCCCCAGCCCGACCGGTTACCTGCACGTCGGCGGCGCCTGGATGGCGTTTTTCACCTGGCTGTTCACCCGCCACGAGGGCGGGCAGTTTGTGCTCCGCATCGAGGACACGGACCGCAGCCGCTCGACGGAAGCCTTCGAGGCCGCGATCCTCGAGGATTTGCGGTGGCTCGGAATCACCTGGGACGAGGGTCCCGATGTCGGCGGCCCGGTCGGGCCCTACCGGCAGACCGAGCGCGCGGAGCTGTATCGGGAGCACGCCGGCACTCTCGTCGTCCTGGGGGCGGCCTATCCGTGCTACTGCCTACCGGAGGAGTTGGAGGCGGAGCGCCGCCGGGCGGCCGCGGAGCGCCGTCCGTACCGGTATTCGGGGCGCTGCCGTGAACTGACCGCCGCCGGGCGCGCGGAGATGGAGGCGGCGGGACGCCGGGCGACGCTGCGCTTTCGCGTCCCGTCCCTGCACGGGCCGCTCCTCGTGGACGACCTCGTGCTGGGCCGTGTCGAGTTTGCCGCCGAAGACCTCGACGACTTCATCATCCAGCGCTCGGACGGCACGCCGCTCTACAACTTCGCCAACGTTGTCGACGACCACGCGATGCGTATCACGCACATCACGCGCGGCGCCGAGCATCTCTCCAACACCCCGCGCCAGTTCCTCATGTACGAGGCGTTCGGGTGGGACCAGCCGCGGGTCGCGCACTTCCCGTCGCTCCTAGGCGTCGACCGCAAAAAGCTGAGCAAACGCCACGGCGACACGGCGGTGCGCGAGTACAAGGCACAGGGCTACCTGCCCGAGGCGCTGGTGAACTTCTTCGCCCTCATGGGCTGGTACCCCGAAGACGGCCGCGAGATCTTCAGCGTCGAGGAGATGATCGCGAGGTTCCGCATCGAGGACGTCGGCAAGAGTGGGGCCGTGTTCGACGCCCAAAAACTGACCTGGATGAACGGCGTGTACCTCCACCAGGCGCTGCGGCGCACCCCCGAGCGCGTCGTGGATCTGGTCGTCGACGCGCTCCGGCAGGCCGGCCTGTTCGACGGCCTGGGCCTACGGCGTGAGCCAGAGGCGTCCCCGTCGGGGGCAGGCGGGCCGGAGCGGCGGGCGTACGTCGCCCGGGTCGTCGAGATCATGGGGGAGCGGCTCCGGCTGCCGAAGGACCTGCTGACCTACGGCGATTTCTTCTTCACGGAGGAAGTTGCCTACGATCCGCAGGCCGTGCGCAAGCAATTCCACGGCGCCGCGACGGTCGCGATGCTCGGCCGCCTGCGCGACGCGCTGGCCCGAGTGGCGCCCTTCAACCTCGGCGGGATCGAGCAGGCGGTCCGTGACACCGCGGCGGCGCTGGGAGTCGAGAGCAAAGACGTGATCCATCCGCTGCGCGTGGCGCTCACCGGGAAGACGGTCGGGCCGGGGCTCTTCGAGCTCATCGAGGTGCTCGGTAAGGACCGCGTTCTCGCCCGTCTCGAGCGCGCGATGCGGCTCGCCGATGAGACCGCGGCGTGCGGAGGTGGAGCGCAGTAA
- a CDS encoding DUF4242 domain-containing protein — protein MPKYVIEREIPNAGKLSPAELRGISQKSCGVLGKMGPQIQWVQSYVTDDKIYCVYIAPNEEMVREHARQGGFPANRVSAVATMIDPTTAET, from the coding sequence ATGCCGAAGTATGTGATCGAGCGCGAGATTCCGAACGCCGGGAAGCTGTCCCCCGCCGAACTGCGCGGCATCTCACAAAAGTCGTGCGGCGTGCTCGGCAAGATGGGCCCGCAGATACAGTGGGTCCAGAGCTATGTGACCGACGACAAGATCTACTGCGTGTACATCGCGCCGAACGAGGAGATGGTTCGCGAGCATGCCCGCCAGGGCGGTTTCCCCGCGAACCGGGTGTCCGCGGTCGCGACGATGATCGACCCGACTACCGCGGAGACCTAG
- a CDS encoding ABC transporter ATP-binding protein, translating to MLVRFGGVTALSGVTVDVRGGEILALIGPNGAGKTTLINTISGVYRPAAGRVFLDGREITGRSPDEVARRGVARTFQNVLLFGGMTVLENILVGRHIHMRAGILASGIYWGWGEREELRHRETAERIIDFLEISHIRRSPAGTLPYGLRKRVDLGRALAAGPTVLLLDEPMTGMNREEKEDMVRFILDISDEWTPAIVLIEHDMGVVMDISHRVVVLDHGRKIAEGAPDQIRTNTDVLRAYLGEAPVAPAAGAVR from the coding sequence GTGCTCGTCCGATTCGGCGGCGTGACGGCCCTCTCGGGAGTCACTGTCGACGTTCGCGGCGGCGAGATCCTCGCCCTCATCGGTCCGAACGGCGCCGGGAAGACGACGCTGATCAACACGATCAGCGGGGTCTACCGTCCGGCGGCGGGCCGGGTCTTCCTCGACGGCCGCGAGATCACCGGCAGGTCTCCCGATGAGGTCGCCCGCCGCGGCGTCGCCCGGACGTTCCAAAACGTCTTGCTGTTCGGCGGGATGACCGTCCTCGAGAACATCCTGGTAGGACGGCACATCCACATGCGCGCCGGCATCCTGGCCTCCGGCATCTACTGGGGGTGGGGCGAGCGGGAGGAGCTCCGGCACCGCGAAACCGCCGAGCGCATCATCGACTTTCTCGAGATCTCGCACATCCGGAGATCACCCGCGGGGACGCTGCCATACGGCCTGCGCAAGCGCGTGGACCTCGGACGGGCGCTCGCGGCTGGGCCGACCGTCCTGCTGCTGGACGAGCCGATGACCGGGATGAACCGCGAAGAGAAAGAGGACATGGTCCGATTCATTCTCGACATCAGCGACGAGTGGACGCCGGCGATCGTGTTGATCGAGCACGACATGGGCGTGGTGATGGACATCTCGCACCGCGTCGTCGTGCTGGACCACGGCCGGAAGATCGCCGAAGGCGCGCCGGATCAGATCCGCACCAACACCGACGTGCTGCGCGCCTACCTCGGGGAGGCGCCGGTGGCGCCTGCGGCCGGCGCCGTGAGATGA